Proteins from one Ascaphus truei isolate aAscTru1 chromosome 19, aAscTru1.hap1, whole genome shotgun sequence genomic window:
- the TENT4B gene encoding terminal nucleotidyltransferase 4B isoform X1 produces MDPRISWLQPEQLGPSNSLWMQIWETTQGLRNLYFNQQQQQQHTQASAMSRESSTRMAQSFPNIGKQGDFLPLETTKNNNNNQLLAHGVWRKGQDPINTNKRKRDNKASTFGLNYSLLQGPAGGSGVGGSYDGTPWKARNYSDEVVGLHEEILDFYKYMSPRPEEEKMRMEVVNRIESVIKELWPNADVQIFGSFKTGLYLPTSDIDLVVFGRWENLPLWTLEEALRKHNVADENSVKVLDKATVPIIKLTDSFTEVKVDISFNVQNGVKAAQLIRDFIKKYPVLPYLVLVLKQFLLQRDLNEVFTGGIGSYSLFLMAVSFLQLHPREDACSPDANFGVLLIEFFELYGRHFNYLKTGIRIKDGGSYVAKDEVHKSMLDGYRPSMLYVEDPLQPGNDVGRSSYGAMQVKQAFDYAYVVLSHAVSPIAKFYPNNEAESILGRIIRVTQEVVTYRDWISKHWGQPNKCDSSYNGNGVTLIVDMQNLDKCNNNVAEQHTSLGQSQNKTAETLGKHACNSSGPLSSSSSTLSSSSDVDSDGTPFKTSKQPSCRPTSAGRTGPQESCVGSSQPSGKVQANQRTSSSNSSNKGQHGTTRLFRSASSSKSTQSQPNTSHGTSLSSRHIPSVRAQHQHYHSKKRKHKRESDLCR; encoded by the exons ATGGATCCTCGGATCTCCTGGTTGCAGCCAGAACAGCTCGGCCCCTCTAACAGCCTGTGGATGCAGATTTGGGAGACCACGCAAGGCCTGAGGAACCTGTACTTTAAccaacagcaacagcagcagcacacccaggcCTCCGCCATGTCCAGGGAGAGCAGCACCAGGATGGCCCAGAGCTTCCCCAACATCGGCAAACAGGGGGACTTCCTACCCCTGGAGACCACcaagaacaacaacaacaaccagcTTCTGGCCCACGGGGTCTGGCGGAAGGGACAGGACCCCATCAACACCAACAAGAGGAAGAGGGACAACAAGGCCAGCACCTTTGGACTCAATTACAGCCTGCTGCAGGGCCCtgctggggggagtggggtggggggctcCTACGATGGGACCCCCTGGAAAGCCAGGAACTACAGTGATGAGGTTGTAGG TCTCCACGAAGAAATCCTTGACTTCTACAAATACATGTCCCCACGGCCGGAGGAGGAGAAAATGCGCATGGAGGTCGTCAATCGGATTGAAAGCGTAATAAAGGAACTGTGGCCCAATGCAGAC GTGCAAATATTTGGAAGCTTCAAAACGGGACTTTATTTACCTACCAG CGATATCGACCTTGTGGTGTTTGGGAGATGGGAGAATTTACCCCTCTGGACCCTGGAAGAAGCCCTCCGAAAGCACAATGTGGCAGACGAAAACTCCGTCAAAGTCCTCGACAAAGCAACA GTACCAATCATTAAGCTGACGGATTCTTTCACTGAAGTGAAAGTGGACATCAGCTTCAATGTGCAGAACGGGGTGAAAGCTGCACAGCTGATCAGGGATTTTATAAAG AAGTATCCTGTACTTCCTTATCTGGTGTTGGTTTTAAAGCAGTTCTTATTACAGAGAGACCTGAATGAAGTATTCACTGGTGGAATTGGCTCATACAGTCTCTTTTTAATGGCCGTTAGTTTTCTGCAG CTGCACCCGCGGGAAGATGCCTGCAGCCCAGACGCCAACTTCGGCGTTCTGCTCATCGAGTTCTTCGAACTGTACGGGAGGCACTTCAACTACCTGAAGACCGGCATCCGAATAAAAGACGGGGGCTCGTACGTGGCCAAAGACGAGGTGCATAAGAGCATGTTGGACGGGTACAGGCCTTCCATGCTGTACGTCGAAGACCCACTGCAGCCAG GTAATGATGTGGGCCGGAGTTCGTACGGCGCCATGCAGGTGAAACAAGCGTTTGATTACGCCTATGTCGTCCTGAGCCACGCAGTGTCTCCCATCGCCAAATTCTACCCCAACAACGAGGCGGAGAG CATCTTGGGGCGTATCATTCGAGTGACCCAAGAAGTGGTCACTTACAGAGACTGGATATCAAAGCACTGGGGGCAGCCGAATAAGTGCGACTCCTCGTATAATG GGAACGGCGTGACCTTAATAGTGGACATGCAGAACTTGGATAAGTGTAACAATAACGTGGCCGAACAGCACACCTCCCTGGGCCAGTCGCAGAATAAGACCGCAGAGACACTCGGTAAACACGCGTGTAACTCCTCCGGGCCGCTGTCTTCCTCCTCTTCTACCCTCTCCAGCTCCAGCGACGTG GACTCGGACGGAACCCCTTTCAAAACGTCGAAACAACCCAGCTGTCGGCCGACCAGCGCCGGCCGAACGGGCCCCCAGGAGTCGTGCGTTGGCTCCTCCCAGCCCAGCGGCAAAGTGCAAGCCAACCAGAGAACCAGCTCTTCAAACAGCAGCAACAAGGGCCAG CACGGCACGACGAGATTATTCCGTTCCGCCTCCTCCAGCAAAAGCACGCAGAGTCAGCCCAACACGAGCCACGGCACATCCCTGTCCAGCCGGCACATACCGAGCGTCCGAGCACAGCACCAGCACTACCACAGCAAAAAACGCAAGCACAAGAGGGAGTCTGACCTGTGCAGATAG
- the TENT4B gene encoding terminal nucleotidyltransferase 4B isoform X2, with product MSRESSTRMAQSFPNIGKQGDFLPLETTKNNNNNQLLAHGVWRKGQDPINTNKRKRDNKASTFGLNYSLLQGPAGGSGVGGSYDGTPWKARNYSDEVVGLHEEILDFYKYMSPRPEEEKMRMEVVNRIESVIKELWPNADVQIFGSFKTGLYLPTSDIDLVVFGRWENLPLWTLEEALRKHNVADENSVKVLDKATVPIIKLTDSFTEVKVDISFNVQNGVKAAQLIRDFIKKYPVLPYLVLVLKQFLLQRDLNEVFTGGIGSYSLFLMAVSFLQLHPREDACSPDANFGVLLIEFFELYGRHFNYLKTGIRIKDGGSYVAKDEVHKSMLDGYRPSMLYVEDPLQPGNDVGRSSYGAMQVKQAFDYAYVVLSHAVSPIAKFYPNNEAESILGRIIRVTQEVVTYRDWISKHWGQPNKCDSSYNGNGVTLIVDMQNLDKCNNNVAEQHTSLGQSQNKTAETLGKHACNSSGPLSSSSSTLSSSSDVDSDGTPFKTSKQPSCRPTSAGRTGPQESCVGSSQPSGKVQANQRTSSSNSSNKGQHGTTRLFRSASSSKSTQSQPNTSHGTSLSSRHIPSVRAQHQHYHSKKRKHKRESDLCR from the exons ATGTCCAGGGAGAGCAGCACCAGGATGGCCCAGAGCTTCCCCAACATCGGCAAACAGGGGGACTTCCTACCCCTGGAGACCACcaagaacaacaacaacaaccagcTTCTGGCCCACGGGGTCTGGCGGAAGGGACAGGACCCCATCAACACCAACAAGAGGAAGAGGGACAACAAGGCCAGCACCTTTGGACTCAATTACAGCCTGCTGCAGGGCCCtgctggggggagtggggtggggggctcCTACGATGGGACCCCCTGGAAAGCCAGGAACTACAGTGATGAGGTTGTAGG TCTCCACGAAGAAATCCTTGACTTCTACAAATACATGTCCCCACGGCCGGAGGAGGAGAAAATGCGCATGGAGGTCGTCAATCGGATTGAAAGCGTAATAAAGGAACTGTGGCCCAATGCAGAC GTGCAAATATTTGGAAGCTTCAAAACGGGACTTTATTTACCTACCAG CGATATCGACCTTGTGGTGTTTGGGAGATGGGAGAATTTACCCCTCTGGACCCTGGAAGAAGCCCTCCGAAAGCACAATGTGGCAGACGAAAACTCCGTCAAAGTCCTCGACAAAGCAACA GTACCAATCATTAAGCTGACGGATTCTTTCACTGAAGTGAAAGTGGACATCAGCTTCAATGTGCAGAACGGGGTGAAAGCTGCACAGCTGATCAGGGATTTTATAAAG AAGTATCCTGTACTTCCTTATCTGGTGTTGGTTTTAAAGCAGTTCTTATTACAGAGAGACCTGAATGAAGTATTCACTGGTGGAATTGGCTCATACAGTCTCTTTTTAATGGCCGTTAGTTTTCTGCAG CTGCACCCGCGGGAAGATGCCTGCAGCCCAGACGCCAACTTCGGCGTTCTGCTCATCGAGTTCTTCGAACTGTACGGGAGGCACTTCAACTACCTGAAGACCGGCATCCGAATAAAAGACGGGGGCTCGTACGTGGCCAAAGACGAGGTGCATAAGAGCATGTTGGACGGGTACAGGCCTTCCATGCTGTACGTCGAAGACCCACTGCAGCCAG GTAATGATGTGGGCCGGAGTTCGTACGGCGCCATGCAGGTGAAACAAGCGTTTGATTACGCCTATGTCGTCCTGAGCCACGCAGTGTCTCCCATCGCCAAATTCTACCCCAACAACGAGGCGGAGAG CATCTTGGGGCGTATCATTCGAGTGACCCAAGAAGTGGTCACTTACAGAGACTGGATATCAAAGCACTGGGGGCAGCCGAATAAGTGCGACTCCTCGTATAATG GGAACGGCGTGACCTTAATAGTGGACATGCAGAACTTGGATAAGTGTAACAATAACGTGGCCGAACAGCACACCTCCCTGGGCCAGTCGCAGAATAAGACCGCAGAGACACTCGGTAAACACGCGTGTAACTCCTCCGGGCCGCTGTCTTCCTCCTCTTCTACCCTCTCCAGCTCCAGCGACGTG GACTCGGACGGAACCCCTTTCAAAACGTCGAAACAACCCAGCTGTCGGCCGACCAGCGCCGGCCGAACGGGCCCCCAGGAGTCGTGCGTTGGCTCCTCCCAGCCCAGCGGCAAAGTGCAAGCCAACCAGAGAACCAGCTCTTCAAACAGCAGCAACAAGGGCCAG CACGGCACGACGAGATTATTCCGTTCCGCCTCCTCCAGCAAAAGCACGCAGAGTCAGCCCAACACGAGCCACGGCACATCCCTGTCCAGCCGGCACATACCGAGCGTCCGAGCACAGCACCAGCACTACCACAGCAAAAAACGCAAGCACAAGAGGGAGTCTGACCTGTGCAGATAG